The DNA region ATTTTCTACTGTGTTAGGAGCAGCAAATAACAGGAAATCTGTATCTTTGCACAAAGTCTATTAATTCTTTTAATTTCCCGTAGTGTTGTCTGTCCGCCTACTTCAGTACAGGCGTATCAATGGCCGGGGTGGGGTAGTGGATATCCTTGGGGACTGTGGATCCCCGGACCCGGGTTCAATTCCCGGACCCGGCCCTAATAAACTCTACTTATTTTCCAAACTGGTTTCCATTGGATCTTTCTGATGCCAGAAAACAGTTGCGTTCAGAATCATCATGTGCAGTTTTTTCTCTGGCTTTTCAGGGTCTGACAGAATTTTCTTTGAGTAAACAGCTTTACTGGTTTCATGAAAGAACCCTCATTCGGTGATAGCCATTTCAATGCAATCTGAACTACTTGATAAGAAAGTTTAAAATAACATACCAGTTGTAAGCTACAATGATTTCGGAGAAGTATCATGAGGAGGTTTTAAATGGCAGACGCTTTTGAGAGCCCTTTTACTAAGGCCCTATCAGCTGATCCGGCACCGCTTGGACTTGCAGGTTTCGCATTCACAACGTTCCTGCTCAGTTTCACAAATGCCGGTATTATTTCGGCAGGGGGGGCGGTGGTTCCCCTCGCAATCGCGTACGGTGGACTTGCCCAGTTGATGGCGGGAATCTTTGAGATGCGGAAGGGAAACACCTTTGGCTTCACTGCGTTCTCGAGTTACGGAGCATTTTGGTTGTTTTATGCACTGCTTAACCTGCTGGCCGGGATGAATCTCATTACCATCAGCGCTCACGAGGTTGGCCTTGCTTTAGTTCTCTGGGGAGTTTTCACGCTGTACATGTGGCTACCAGCGATGATGGCAAACTTTAGCCTGAATTTGACCTTCTTCTTCCTGTGGCTTGCGTTTTTCCTACTGGGCGCTGCAAATCTGACAGGTTC from Thermoplasmataceae archaeon includes:
- a CDS encoding acetate uptake transporter, which encodes MADAFESPFTKALSADPAPLGLAGFAFTTFLLSFTNAGIISAGGAVVPLAIAYGGLAQLMAGIFEMRKGNTFGFTAFSSYGAFWLFYALLNLLAGMNLITISAHEVGLALVLWGVFTLYMWLPAMMANFSLNLTFFFLWLAFFLLGAANLTGSLALMHAGGYVGMLTAFFAAYTSFAIVTNFMRPGTLPLGPGLFKKKSA